The genomic interval atttattttatgaagtaATGGTACTttgacaatttgataataaaaataaatttatgacttagagttttttttaccgttaatttgtatataaaattcattttcttattaattggaacaatttgtttttttttactcttattaataatattttttatatatttttttatcttattatttaaaacaaaatttgtttGCGGCAAATGGATCCAAATCAATATAATCTTTAACAATCTTAGTTGCTGCAAAATTATCAACATcctaattttacttttatcatttaaattatcaaCATCCTAAAAGAtggaaaatttaaatttattatttatttttatcatttttaattatttatatcatgtatttaacatttaatttttattattgttataaaaatttaagttcaattttattttaaattaaaatatttaaattaatattttaagttataataaaattaaatataaataaaatattaatatatgaattaaagTTATAGGACCCAGTATAATCCTTAAGAGTTAAagcattaaaataaataatgagtaAGTTGTTTGGATGTAGTATAGTGGACCCTGCTAAAGAATTTGAATTCACTTTTGGAGGTGCTATaccatttaatatattaaatagaaaacaattaattatgttttaaatagaTGTGAAATATTTTGTTCATCAATTACGTAAAACATGAACAGTCATGATTTTCATGAACTCTTTCTATACCACCAATTAAGTATCACGAATAAGTCACGATCATGAATAATGAACCTAACCTAGAAAATACAACACAAATATTACATGATAATCCCATAAAATAAATAGCTATGAGGCGTGTGAAGACACACCTCTTTCTGTTTATTCGTTTAAGACGATAATCTTATGAGATTCAACCATCTCAATAAATCACAAGGACTTATTTCATTATTAACCCagaaaaagaagagagaaaactTTGTTTATCAAAAAAATGATCGCAAACTAAAACGATAGAAAACAAGATTTTTTACGAAGGCCATGTTTTAAAAGTTAACTGCTATAAATCGACCGAATCAAGAATTGTAATAGTTaccataataaattaattttttattaataaaaaataattcaatttaattgattaactaaaaatacttttaaaatattataatattttcaacacAAACTAAGAAATTAGTGACATAAAACTTATACTagcatttaattaaaaaaaaacccaCATGTAGCCTAAAGTCttatgaaattaaattctaATTATAAAACTATCAACTTGTTTTTCTTAATTCTTGTAGATACAAAACTTACCAATTTTTCTCATGTTTTGGTACCCTGCTCAAATCTTGAAAGCCacatttgtatatttttctttaaaaagaaaaaaagaaaaaaccttCATTTTTAGTCTCAATAGAATAGTTTGACTTCATTAGAGATCAACGTCACCAAAaactaaaaatgtaattttagaCTATTTTAATTTcggaaaacaaaattttaaaccaTAATCATGAACAAGAACATTTTCtaacaaattcaaatatttgtatGCATTTTAAACATtcacaattaaaattttcataacaTGAAAAATTGCACACTAAAAGTTAAAACATCAAACAAAgactattaaatattttaaatgatttagaAATAACTATATAAGTACGTGGAAGTGAAAAGAGATTAGAGCATATTTGTGATAATTGTTGATCAATCGAAGATATTAAGACTATTGTAAAACTTTACACTCTAACTTTGATtgtataagttttataaatgtgattttccACCTAACGAGGTAACCAAAACATAAACTTTTCCATTATAAGGTGcactataaataattttttcactactcaaataaaaaattaaaatacctGATAACACTATAATTTAGTTGTTTAGAATCTAAACGTACGTTTTAAATACAAGGTACATTAAACTATCCAAAATAGGTAACATCAATACAAAATAGATAATAACAATTCCACTTAAACaaacctaaaataaaatatttattttgatttactttggtttttaaaattaaaatccataattgatatttaattaatattgatttgcttcaaatttttattagaaCTAAAAAATAGcagataatttttaatttgttttggttTAAATATTCGTGTTTATTAGATTTACACGTCCACTTGAAAATGATCATGATAAAAATGAGAGCTAATTAATGTGAAGTAAAAAAACAAGGAAGTTACACAAGTGATGAGATGTAAGTTTACTATGGATAGTAGAATTTTCTCTCCTTCTCCACTTCCCCTTGATTTCCTATGTAAATAAAGGGTTCTAACAAATTAGAAAAACCCACAAAAAATTTCCGAAAATTCGAGACTTTTATCTACTTTTCCATTTTCCTCTTTTCTACTTCATCTtcttttcttctatttattgGCTCACATTTTTGTAACGTTCATATTTGACGTTAAAGgccaaaaataaagtttttggatGTTGCAGggatgaaatccaaacaaatatttttcacagactaaaactgaaaattgttatatttacagggaccaaaaacatatttaaacgtTTGGTCCACGTTTTCTTttgtcaattaacgttttttGTAACGTTCACTTGACGTtaaggactaaaaataaatttttcgaATATTACatggaccaaaaacatatttaaaccttataTTTTTAATGCAGTTTTATGTCATACAAACTTTTTAAGTAGTTACTAAGCGGTGCTATATTTTTTTGATGTTCTTCTCTTATTACCTAATGTTGTCAATTGTGAAGGTTAAGTTAGTTGAATAGATGTTTCATAGATTTTATCTACTtgaacaaaattaaattgttgtGTTTCATAGATTTTATTTACttgaacaaaaattaaattgttgtgCTCTTAATATTGAATGTGTAGATTGTTTCCTTTTGTGAAGCATAATTGACATGATGTCTAAAACTGAGTGAAGTCATATATATCTGATGTCAGTTGTcaataataaaagttaatttaattgaatagaTGTTTCATAAACCTTATCTACTTCAATGTTCTTTCTATGTTGTTTATGATGTATTATAAAACAAGCAATATCTATGTAACGCTCAAAGTATCTTTCTTATAGGTATGAAAATATTCATATTACATGGTCTTCTTCGTTgaattattttacttatatcATCTAATATATAATACAGTATTAGTAATTGTTATtgaaccaaaatttataattaaactctaaaatataaatataagctTAACCCTTTTTTATGCTTCATGATAAGTTGGCATTAGTAATTTTTCATTCATGTATGTTATCCTTAAGGGTTCTACATTTCATCCCAACTTTGTACAAAGCCATACAAAGCCATTTTTCTAACGAGGTTCTTTCACTTTCACATATATGGTACTTGTTTATTTTCGCTTTTAGTTTGAATAGagataataacaattaaattaatataaattgcaACAAGTGTTTTAACCTAAAgggaataaaaatgaaaatcaaatatgttatgatttcatttttcaTACAATTGTATGCCATACAAAGTTTGTAAGTAGTTAATAAGCAATGctatatattttttgagtgtTTCTACTCTTACTCTCTAATGTTGTCAATTGTGAAGGTTAAGTTGGATGAATTGATGTTTCATAGACCTTATCTACCtgaacaaaattaaattgttgtGTTTTTAATCTTGAATGTGAagattgttttcttttatgaagCATAATTGACATGATGTCTAAAACCGAGTGAACCTATATATTGTATATTTGATGTTAGCTGTCAATTGTGAAGGTTAAGTTAGTTGAATAGATGTCAGAGAGTGATTTTGATGCATTAAAGGAAATTTTTGTAGATCAAATTAACGTGCGTCAATCACCAGGTGGACCAATTACAGGAAGAACCTTGATCTTGTAGTTATTCTTACTTTTTGTTGCCGTTGGTCAACAAATAAGTATTTTGTGacttttttatgttattatttcatactatattattatttttttactttcagAACAAATGATATTTTACGATGCGCTTGTTATATTGTCAATTCAATAACTTTATGTGAAAACATTAAGTATTTTAATGTTTCTTATAAGGTGTAAAAGTATAATTGTGCAAgtgcaaaaaagaaaaaataattaaaagcaaTCTACATTTATCGTCGGTCGATCTGACGCTAGACGTTTAGTTGACATTTCAAGTGTTTACCTTAGCGTCAGTCTAACGGACGCTATATAATTTATAGAGTTCACTTTTTTTATATTGCTTGTTTTTATTAGTTGACCCTAGCGTCTATTAGGCCGACGCTAGCTATCTCGTTATAGGgcaataggttttttttttcaaatgacgTGTCAATGGATATAAATTAGCGTCAAATGTTCTATTTTTAACAATAGCGTCACTTTAGAGTTGATCTAACCGACGCTAAAGTAGTGCCATATGTCATTTGACCAACATTGTGGTTTAGTTTTGAACGTTTTAGCCTAGACCCGACACCGACACTAATCTGACGCTAAATCATTGTCAGCATCAGTTTTTTGCCCTTTAACGTGGTCTCTCGTCCGTcaactaaaaataatgtttctaGTAGTGTGATATTTACTTatgttttctaaaaaattattatatatcattTGAAACCATTAAATGAAGTATCAAAaagtttcataattttataaatatttatggaATTATTAAGCAATAAGTTATATTCATTTATAATAAGTAATTAAGTTATTACTTTTATTGTCAGCATGGAATGAGAATGagttctttatatatatatatatatataaagtccCACGATTGGACTCCCTCATCCTTACAATTTTGTTTTACTTAAACACGAGAGAGGGTGCATTCTTGCATTGGATTCATAGTATTTACCTTTTTGTTTCCATTATGTGTAACAAATAATGGGTCTTTGTAGCAATTCTATCATACAGGGGGACAAGATGGTAACGGAAACTAACCGACACAGATCTGTTCATGAATGGGCTTTCATGACATGCAGAAGCAGAAATGGTCCACATAGATAAGGGTGTTAATTTTTTCTAAGCTTAAAACCACATATTTTGTCGGGTATACTAGAAACGTTTACTCTGtacaaatattttctttcattttaaaaatattaattttattttttaataaattaaaatactttttataaataaattaaaatttgtacaaatattttattattttcaataattcatCTTCATTAACTATCATTTCATTTCTTTCTATGACAAtgtttacttaaaaaaaaacttcatcacaataaaataaacatatttataacaaaaagaaaaactaaaatgaacATAATATGAGCTGTGGTCTTAGAAGTTTTGATGTTTAATTTCTAGTTCGCCGTGATTTTTAATGTGATTATAGTGTTTTCctaaatattaatgattattttattagatctaaaagaaaaatgtcaataaAAGATAGCAAACTATAACCCTCCTACATATAACTAATTCAGTGTTTTAAGTCTTCGTTAATTTATGGGTCATACTAATTAACAAATGTTTGTAAAACTTTATTATTGGACTATTCATTTGGAGAAAATAGAAAATGGGTCATCATTACATTCGACatcaatcatttttaaaatctttaattcataaattcataaatatGTTCAAATTGTGTCCGATTCCATAGAAAGAGNNNNNNNNNNNNNNNNNNNNNNNNNNNNNAAAGAGTGttcttttgagaaaaaaattgttgtcAACTTTTGTATATTGAGTTTTTGTAAGTGACTTATATTTGGTAGTTAATAAAAGTATAAAACATAGGAAGCAGCAAAATCATTATCAAAATTAAGTACATAATGGATTATGTTGAGTTTAATGCAGTGCCATGTTGGGGGGTCAGATATGTTTGTCACATGCATTCAGCAATTTCAAGACTTTAACTTAGTAATATAATGTTGATGGAAAACAACCAACTTTGCTACCTTCAAGAGAATCAATTTCATATAGCAACAAAAGTTTTGggtcagaaaaaaaaaatatagcaaCATTTGGTTTGAAGTTACAATAATTTGCTTTGAGGCTTAAGTTGTGAAATGAGATTTTTCTTCACATTGATGAGGTAAAACTTTTCTTCTTTAGCTATGTATTTAATAATTGAGCATAAGGGTAGGACTTAGGTGCTAAAAGTTTGCAAATTTTTgcttaaaagtttattttgatACTCACAACACAAAAACCTTTTGTCATGTTAATCAAAATTCTTCTGATTTAGTTCTGTTTCAATCTATGGTTTAAGACTGAAAGAAAACATATAGATCAAATAAAACTAAAGTTAATCTATATTCAATCTTTTACATAGTTCTATTCTAATAGCTTTCTCTTTTCAAACAGTTCTTGCAAGTCAATGATTATGATGAAGGCAAATAAGCAGCATTTCTATTCCAAGATGTGTTTCAATTTAAGCACTTTTCTACCTATCATGCTGTTTTTTGTCCTCTtgtcatttttcttttcaaattctAAATCCTTCACTTTCCTTCTTGCAATATCTATTGTTGTTCTGTTTTTTGTGTTTCTTGTcactttgaagaagaaaaaagggtCTAAAAATGAAAGTCTAGTTCAAAATAAGTTGCATGAAGAGGAGCTATTTGATGCTAGTGAGAGTGATTTTGATCAACAAAGTGAAACTGCTGAGAATCATGAGGAGCAAGATGAAGCACAGTTAGATTATTCATTTCCATTGGATAGTAAAAGTAGAAACTTCTATGTCATGGATGAAACTTTTGAGTTCAATGTTCATAAGCATATGCAACAAGATGTTTTGATATCAGATTCTTCACTTTCATTAGATAGTGAAAAATGTTGTGGCTTAATCATGGATGAAACTTTTGAGATTGATCACAATAGATATCAAAATGTGAGGAATCATGATAGGTTAGTTTCTCAGAGTGATTTGCAGTATTCCTCAACACAAGATCTAACAACTTCTGATGATGACGACGGCGATGATTATGATTACGATGATGATGAGGAggaggatgatgatgatagccTTATTGAAATTCATCTTCCAAGCAGGAACTTGTCTAACTTAGATGAAGAATCTAAGCAAAACTTGGAATCCAAGTTTCTAGAAGAATCTATTTTGAAGCAGCAAAGTCTCATACAGATTTTAGAAGAAATTAATGATATGAATGAGGATGAAAACTtaattgaaattgatatttCCATGAGATCCTCCAAGTCCAATGGTCAAGATTTCAAATGAAGAAATCAATATGTTCTTAAGGATTGATCCTTATTTTTACAAGTTTTATGTTTAGGAAGCTAATTATATTGAGAAGTTAGCATCTTTAGGCCCTATTTTGTTATCTTGAAGTTGAGGAAGATTTTGTGCTTGGTTATTATGTTAACATTTTGGTTAAAAGGCCTTGGCTATAGTGACATGATTATGTGTTCCTTGCTTagcatttttatgtattttcaCATCCAAATTAAACTATGAGGTGCTTTTGTGAAACTCTGATTTAGCATGTGTTAGCCTCAAGTGGAGTTGTTAGGAATccaaatcaaacaaattaacTGCTAAATACTTTGCAgataacatttattaatattttaagttgtaataaTTATAGATTATAAATTGGACTCATACTTGTTAAACCAAATCTAAGTAACTAAACTGATAAGAATTGAATGAGAGTCACATTTTATTCtaatccttttatttttatttagttttatcttttattgaaattattatCTTGAGTGAAATGAGTTAACTTTGTTAccctaaaaaattaaattgtgctaaagaaatattataacttgatttaggatttttatattttatttgtgtaattaaGTTTATTATTCAATTCTATCATTCTTTTCATTCATTGCCACTTTAATTAAAAACAGCCAAAACTGTTAAAATAATGCAAAAGAAGGTAGGGGGATAATTTTCTAGAAAAAGTTACATGCATGAATTGAAATCAAAAATTGATATCGATACAAGATCTCCGATATAGCATTTTTCTTTCAAACTAtcgtttatttaaattattttatctacatttttattcttctttatttaattaaataaccgaagtttttaaaatatatctatttttgtttctaaaTGACTCCTTCTAGTTTTTCTTATCTTCCAACTCCTTTATTTTTTCAGAAAAGGTTGGCTTTATCTTTtcctaagaaaaattatttattttttctttatattttcttcacaaTTAAAGGGTGTATTGAATTGGAATTTTAAAAGACTATTTTAAACTCATAAAGATTTTAAAGTACTTTGTAGAAATGTAtagatttaaataaaataaaaactctttataAAAGTATAAATACATATACGTACATGACTTCATAAAACTATGGTGATTTGCGAACGTGCTAgcactattttaatttttaacaactttaagaatttatatttttttatttggtagGATAATTTACTTAATTTGATTTGATACTAGTTTATCAGAAATTTTATGGagattttgtatattttttctttgtaattaaattgaaatcgccactaattttatttttattaaagaaaaaattgaataaaacctaaaataatgatttttgaaccaaaaatgtAGATTCGAGAGTTGATTACGAATAGGGAAAATAATATTACCCTACatcgtccgttaaaacggttaccctatacgTATCCCCAAGTGAAATAggaaaatcaaaacacacgtaaTTGTTAgatcgattttattattaattttactttatatatatatcaacataaattaacaacataatggtgataataatagtaataatgataataacaatagGAGTGATGGgttgtatattgatttgtgtatcgttttattttaagaaaatacttttattacTTTTTGACTTTTACAAACGGTAAAGGATAAAAATTCAAGAGATCCCGAGTTGGTGACACATATGTGGTGTGAACCGACGACGGTAATAATAAGAGAATTCAACATCTAACgcacaagaaataaaacacaataaagatgagatattacgaatttgataaagaaataaacaattataCAACAATcgaattgatttttattagttgattcCAAAAATTGACcgtgaaacaaaaaaaaattattatttatatcatacctgcatagaatagtaaaaaaaacactttataacaataataatgtaaaaaaaatagacaaaaagataaaagaaaaataagtgtttacTGCATTAGAAATGTTCTTTACTAACTCGTTTCAATCTTTCTTCTCtattttctctctattattttctcttctcttttatttttttgtgctcTCAATTGTGTTCCCTCTTGTTCCCTCAACTCAATTGTGATCCCTCTCTCATCTTCTTGTCCTCTTGTGGTAGACTATTTATACATTTTTGGGTGtagattacaaaagacaagagaataattgCCAATGAATTAGCATTAATATGCTtctttcggtttcttttcatttaattgaccacaattatactgattcttattatcattgattcatttcttcggtttcttttctattcaattaaccaccattatactgatttttattaccattgattcatttcttttctgtttcttttcattcaaatgatgaccattataatgatttttattaccatcaattcaattaaatacctttgtttttattattagtattatttattttattttagaaaatagtaaaagtttCTGGAAAGAAATCAGAACCaaatagaaatcaaacacaatatatgattttctaaaaatcttactatttatttttattattatttttatcattattatttttttaacttttttatgtatttattaaaaatcataaagtagcggaaaaaattaggtgtcaacaatattaattttaatattaagtgaATTCGACAAATTAACGTATCAAATTCACTTAAgcaaaatgaatttaattaaaaactcgAATTTGACAACCTTAAACatatataactatatatttttgtaGAAATGAGAAGGGGAgaagaataataatattactCGTCTCGAGAATAAAGTAGAGGagaaaagaaagtgataaaAGAAGAATAAGAGATATGTAAATGTATTAAAGAAATAGCGACAAATAATGAGAAAACGGATAGATGAGATAAGatgtgtaacaccctaaattttatagtaaatattttcttaataaaatagaattttagataattaatatggtgttaaaactattttagattatatgtggataaattttgtgactaattttcgttatatgagtGTTTTTTATGATGTGTTAATCTGAAATATATTGGACTAAATAcgtaatataaataacaaatattatattttatcattttatatatttttatataaataatagtattttagtgtacataTGTTAAGGTATAAAATTTAAGGCGATTATGTATATGTGTTTGTTAGGTAATgcgatattttcttgtatgtttgactaatgttaGGTGtgtacataattatatttaattattttataaatatattctattttaattttttattttacaagtaGTTATCTTGAGGTATTAGTAACATtgatatttagtttatttatttttatacagttgttatggtatgatgattttatacatttttattttgatttagtaattaatataaattgttgatgttatatgtatttatttatttcttttatcttttcaactattttataaagatgatgtatttttatataattattttgaaaaatattatagtattatttatggttattattttgaatattagagttttggttaaaattatatttacctATATTATGTTaagaacaaatatttaaaatgaatattttgaatttagcAAAGActtttagaaatactagaaaatagaaaatagattCTTGAACACAACTATTTACACCTCTATTATTAATTTGGAATATTACCGACTTTTCTTTACTACTATTTACAGCTATTAATGcgactttaaataattttaataaaaattaaatattttaataatttaatggttATAATTAACTAATAGTGTCCAAATTATTTACACAGATGGTgtacataaattaaattcttgtacttttataaaattcttGTACTTTTATAGAAAAGGATATATATTTTCTTGGTATAAATAGTTAGAAAGTCTACATCTTGGTCATGCTCCACCACCAACTTGTTTTCACCTTCTCCCTTGAATATTTTCTCTCACTACCATTTTACTTTAGGAAAAATACCTATAGAGTTGGTTGTGATTGTGAGACAATTAATTCATAAGCATAACCAAAAATTAATCCTTCTTTTGTTCTCCAATGGATACCGATGATTGTGATCTATTAGCCATGTAGCTGCAAAGCTACCACCATTACTAATCACACCACCGTTTTTGAAACTCCCACCCCCACCGATAACACTATTTTCCCTCAAAATCCCACATCTTACTTTGAAGATTTTAGAACTAGGCTTTGGGAtcacaatattatt from Cicer arietinum cultivar CDC Frontier isolate Library 1 chromosome 5, Cicar.CDCFrontier_v2.0, whole genome shotgun sequence carries:
- the LOC101499256 gene encoding uncharacterized protein; its protein translation is MRFFFTLMSSCKSMIMMKANKQHFYSKMCFNLSTFLPIMLFFVLLSFFFSNSKSFTFLLAISIVVLFFVFLVTLKKKKGSKNESLVQNKLHEEELFDASESDFDQQSETAENHEEQDEAQLDYSFPLDSKSRNFYVMDETFEFNVHKHMQQDVLISDSSLSLDSEKCCGLIMDETFEIDHNRYQNVRNHDRLVSQSDLQYSSTQDLTTSDDDDGDDYDYDDDEEEDDDDSLIEIHLPSRNLSNLDEESKQNLESKFLEESILKQQSLIQILEEINDMNEDENLIEIDISMRSSKSNGQDFK